From Limisphaera ngatamarikiensis, one genomic window encodes:
- a CDS encoding diaminopimelate decarboxylase family protein: MNQVDPSRSTARRRIPAGSSAESKWRRHFWLRLVVPLTKRFATPFHLFSLLPFQARCEAADRALTGLPVRHWWSAKTLPLPTLWQWWRDQGRPIEVVSEFELQAALAAGFPPDSILVNGPAKHHWLDSFPHSGLNVNFDSLHEVAALVRRARQQRWRVGLRLTPTVMARSNARDRPGQFGMTVPELKTALQRLRRAGLEPEILHFHLGTQIESANLYAAALTGAAAVCRQLQWFPRFVDCGGGWPTDHVKDLTGRHVAHRFSLTEFARILQRARAEFPALKEYWLENGRWFCAPAGALVVRVLDVKPRGRIRYVICDGGRTLHAMISAWETHTVLSHPARRGRAVSTVITGPTCMTFDVLAESPLPENIRPGDFLVWLDAGAYNLSWETRFSHGFAPVLWHDGRTVREIRPAETFDAWWGRWRA, from the coding sequence ATGAACCAGGTTGACCCGTCCCGCTCCACCGCACGCCGCCGGATTCCGGCGGGTTCGTCCGCCGAATCGAAGTGGCGCCGGCACTTCTGGCTCCGCCTGGTGGTGCCATTGACAAAGCGGTTTGCCACCCCGTTCCACCTGTTCTCGCTGCTACCCTTTCAGGCCCGGTGCGAGGCGGCAGACCGGGCCCTGACCGGCCTGCCGGTCCGACATTGGTGGTCCGCCAAAACGCTCCCACTGCCGACTCTCTGGCAATGGTGGCGCGACCAGGGCCGTCCCATCGAGGTGGTCAGCGAGTTCGAACTGCAAGCCGCACTTGCCGCGGGGTTCCCACCCGATTCCATCCTCGTCAACGGCCCGGCCAAACACCACTGGCTCGACTCGTTCCCCCACTCCGGACTGAACGTCAACTTTGACTCCCTCCATGAAGTGGCCGCATTGGTCCGGCGGGCCCGGCAACAACGCTGGCGGGTGGGCCTTCGCCTGACACCAACGGTCATGGCCCGGTCGAACGCCCGGGACCGACCCGGCCAGTTTGGGATGACCGTGCCCGAGCTGAAAACAGCCCTTCAAAGGCTCCGACGGGCAGGACTTGAACCCGAAATCCTCCATTTCCATCTCGGCACCCAGATTGAGTCGGCCAACCTCTACGCTGCCGCCCTGACCGGGGCAGCCGCCGTTTGCCGGCAGCTGCAATGGTTCCCGCGGTTTGTGGACTGTGGCGGCGGTTGGCCAACGGATCATGTGAAAGACCTCACCGGCCGGCACGTCGCGCATCGTTTTTCTCTCACCGAATTTGCCCGCATCCTCCAGCGTGCCCGCGCAGAGTTTCCCGCCCTGAAGGAATACTGGCTGGAGAACGGCCGGTGGTTCTGCGCCCCTGCCGGAGCGCTGGTGGTCCGGGTACTGGATGTCAAACCGCGCGGCCGCATTCGTTACGTGATTTGTGACGGTGGCCGGACTCTTCATGCCATGATCAGCGCCTGGGAAACCCATACCGTCCTGAGCCATCCCGCCCGGCGGGGTCGGGCCGTCTCAACCGTGATCACCGGCCCCACCTGCATGACTTTCGATGTCCTGGCCGAAAGCCCTCTGCCGGAGAACATCCGCCCTGGCGATTTCCTGGTCTGGCTCGACGCCGGCGCCTACAACCTGTCCTGGGAGACCCGATTCTCCCACGGGTTTGCCCCCGTGCTGTGGCACGACGGCCGCACCGTCCGCGAGATTCGCCCGGCGGAAACCTTCGACGCCTGGTGGGGACGATGGCGCGCGTAA
- a CDS encoding 3-phosphoshikimate 1-carboxyvinyltransferase, giving the protein MNPVLCRPVRRLEEWVRIFMALPEIIEIEPLSGPVVARVTVPGSKSLTNRALVLAALGSGEFVLRGALWSEDTQVMVEALRRLGLELRVEPDPGEQANRTIRVRGCGGRVPAGGSRSAPLELYVGNAGTAARFLAALVALGRGWYRLHGTPRMHERPQGALFAALRQLGYRVETPNDRLPALIEGGGPRGGECAVGIGESSQFASALLLCAAAGGWSVHVCGEDPEESPYVAMTLRLRERFPAGGGEFEIEPDASSGSYFWAANDPAWIWPMLDGDPAVLDPSRWPVQVRRWPSPEMQVDARFPGVWQMMLAAGHAGRDHSRWMELEISRARDLGDAIMTAVVLAPLCGVVCRFTDLGRLRLQECERVAALRTELTRCGARVEEVGDTLTVWPSALHGAEIRTYQDHRMAMCFAILGLKVPGIRIHNPACVAKTFPNFFGKLAAPPPEGLGVRIRDARTGAVLAPEQLMVGGADE; this is encoded by the coding sequence ATGAACCCGGTTTTGTGTCGGCCGGTGCGCCGCCTGGAGGAATGGGTGCGGATTTTCATGGCATTACCGGAAATCATTGAGATCGAGCCGTTGAGCGGGCCGGTGGTGGCGCGGGTGACCGTGCCCGGATCGAAGAGCTTGACGAACCGGGCGTTGGTGCTGGCTGCGCTGGGGTCGGGCGAGTTTGTGTTGCGGGGTGCGCTGTGGAGCGAGGACACCCAGGTAATGGTGGAGGCGCTGCGGCGGTTGGGGCTGGAGCTCCGGGTGGAGCCGGATCCGGGCGAGCAGGCGAATCGGACGATTCGGGTTCGGGGCTGTGGGGGGCGGGTGCCGGCGGGCGGAAGCAGGTCGGCTCCGTTGGAGTTGTACGTGGGCAATGCGGGGACGGCGGCGCGGTTTTTGGCGGCGCTGGTTGCGCTGGGTCGGGGCTGGTATCGGCTGCATGGGACGCCCCGGATGCACGAGCGGCCACAGGGGGCGTTGTTTGCGGCGTTGCGGCAGTTGGGTTACCGGGTGGAGACGCCGAACGACCGGCTGCCTGCGTTGATCGAGGGGGGCGGGCCGCGGGGGGGTGAATGTGCGGTGGGCATAGGGGAGAGCTCGCAGTTTGCGTCGGCCCTGTTGCTATGTGCGGCGGCGGGGGGATGGTCGGTACACGTATGTGGCGAGGACCCGGAGGAATCGCCCTATGTGGCGATGACGCTCAGGTTGCGGGAGCGGTTTCCTGCCGGGGGAGGCGAGTTTGAGATTGAGCCGGACGCGTCCAGCGGGAGTTATTTTTGGGCGGCCAACGATCCGGCATGGATCTGGCCGATGCTGGATGGGGACCCGGCCGTGTTGGATCCGTCGCGTTGGCCGGTGCAGGTACGGCGCTGGCCGTCGCCGGAGATGCAGGTGGACGCGCGGTTTCCCGGGGTCTGGCAGATGATGTTGGCCGCCGGGCACGCCGGTCGGGATCATTCGCGGTGGATGGAACTGGAGATTTCGCGGGCGCGCGACCTGGGGGATGCGATCATGACGGCCGTGGTGCTGGCGCCGTTGTGCGGGGTGGTGTGCCGGTTCACCGATCTGGGGCGGTTGCGGTTGCAGGAATGCGAGCGGGTGGCGGCCCTGCGCACGGAGCTGACGCGTTGCGGGGCGCGGGTGGAGGAGGTGGGAGACACACTGACGGTGTGGCCCTCGGCCCTGCACGGTGCGGAGATCCGGACCTACCAGGACCATCGCATGGCGATGTGCTTTGCCATTCTGGGATTGAAAGTGCCCGGGATCCGGATTCACAATCCGGCCTGCGTGGCCAAGACATTTCCGAATTTTTTCGGGAAACTGGCTGCGCCGCCTCCGGAGGGCCTGGGCGTGCGGATTCGTGACGCCCGAACCGGTGCGGTTCTTGCCCCGGAGCAGTTAATGGTTGGCGGGGCTGACGAGTGA
- a CDS encoding homoserine dehydrogenase: protein MDVLNLGMVGGGTVGSGVFHALQQNGEVLARRIGVRIQVRKVAVKAVDEPRPYPIPHRFLTTDWRAVVEDPEVHLVTELVGGTTVARTIVLTALRLGKPVITANKALLSAHGPELFREAERHGTNLYYEASVCGGIPIIKALREGFVGNRIRALYGIVNGTCNYILTRMARDRADFPTVLAEAQRQGYAETPPDLDIDGHDAQHKTGILASLAHGTWIPASRINVEGIRSVTPLDLEFAAQLGYTIKLLGIVKQLNAPESDEDPTEVQVSVYPALIPSAHVLAGVQGVFNAVFVRGDVVGDTLFYGQGAGKDATASAVLSDLADAALDVRLGTRRRRPAFVEVPGRIRVVPMDEIVTRSFVRLSVVDRPGVLARIAAVFGQAKIGIASVIQPEGHTGEVVPLILMLHEAPDGAVRKALARIGRLPVVKAPPVRFRVESLS from the coding sequence ATGGACGTGTTGAATCTCGGCATGGTGGGAGGCGGAACGGTGGGCAGCGGGGTGTTTCACGCCCTGCAACAAAATGGAGAGGTCCTGGCCCGCCGCATCGGTGTCCGCATTCAAGTCCGGAAAGTGGCCGTCAAAGCCGTGGACGAACCGCGGCCGTACCCGATCCCGCACCGGTTCCTCACCACGGACTGGCGGGCCGTGGTCGAGGACCCGGAAGTGCACCTGGTCACGGAGCTGGTGGGCGGCACAACCGTGGCGCGGACCATCGTCCTGACGGCCCTTCGTCTGGGCAAACCGGTCATCACGGCCAACAAAGCCCTGCTGTCCGCGCACGGCCCGGAGTTGTTCCGAGAGGCGGAACGGCACGGCACCAACCTCTACTACGAGGCCAGCGTCTGCGGCGGCATCCCCATCATCAAGGCCCTTCGAGAGGGATTCGTGGGCAACCGCATCCGGGCCCTCTACGGCATCGTCAATGGCACGTGCAACTACATCCTCACCCGCATGGCGCGGGATCGGGCCGATTTCCCGACCGTGTTGGCCGAAGCCCAGCGCCAGGGCTACGCCGAAACGCCCCCGGACCTCGACATTGACGGCCACGATGCCCAGCACAAGACCGGCATCCTCGCCTCCCTGGCCCACGGCACATGGATCCCCGCCTCCAGGATCAACGTGGAAGGCATCCGTTCGGTCACACCGCTGGACCTCGAATTTGCCGCCCAGTTGGGTTACACGATCAAGCTGCTCGGCATCGTGAAACAGTTGAACGCTCCGGAGTCAGACGAGGACCCAACAGAGGTGCAAGTCTCCGTTTATCCGGCGTTGATCCCGTCGGCACACGTGCTGGCGGGCGTGCAAGGAGTGTTCAACGCGGTGTTCGTCCGGGGTGACGTGGTGGGCGACACCCTCTTTTACGGCCAGGGCGCCGGCAAGGACGCCACGGCCAGCGCCGTGCTCAGTGATCTTGCGGACGCCGCATTGGACGTTCGCCTCGGCACACGCCGGCGGCGACCTGCCTTCGTGGAAGTACCCGGCAGAATCCGCGTGGTCCCCATGGACGAGATCGTCACCCGATCCTTCGTACGGCTGAGCGTGGTGGACCGGCCCGGTGTCCTGGCCCGCATCGCGGCCGTGTTTGGTCAGGCAAAAATCGGCATTGCCTCGGTGATCCAACCGGAGGGCCATACCGGCGAAGTGGTCCCGCTGATTCTGATGCTGCATGAGGCGCCGGATGGAGCCGTGCGCAAGGCGCTGGCCCGCATCGGCCGGTTGCCGGTGGTCAAGGCGCCCCCGGTCCGGTTCCGCGTGGAATCCCTGAGCTGA
- a CDS encoding prephenate dehydrogenase/arogenate dehydrogenase family protein has protein sequence MHWDKVSVIGVGLLGGSLGMALRRKGLARRVVGYVRRRQAVGECCRAGAVDEATLDLGEAVAGADLVVLCTPLGQMLPLALAMRGALKRGAVVTDVGSVKGPVVKELEPLIRRAGAEFIGSHPMAGNERTGVGAAHPDLFEGAVTVLTPTARTSGRALREARRLWAALGARVLEMSPDRHDQLVSRSSHLPHVVAAALAALVLASGRRKEQRELCASGFRDTTRVASGSPEMWRDIALANRRHLDRALCELVRELEAVRRWLAAGDGNALYKFFQVAKERRDAWCRGRGALSSPE, from the coding sequence GTGCACTGGGACAAGGTGAGCGTAATTGGTGTAGGGTTGTTGGGCGGGTCGCTGGGGATGGCGCTTCGGCGCAAAGGGTTGGCCCGTCGGGTGGTGGGTTATGTGCGGCGGCGTCAGGCAGTGGGGGAATGTTGCCGGGCGGGGGCGGTGGACGAGGCGACGCTGGATCTTGGCGAGGCGGTGGCGGGGGCGGATTTGGTGGTGTTGTGTACGCCGCTGGGGCAGATGCTCCCCCTGGCACTGGCGATGCGGGGGGCGTTGAAACGGGGTGCGGTGGTGACGGATGTGGGGAGTGTGAAGGGGCCGGTGGTGAAGGAACTTGAACCGCTGATCCGCCGTGCCGGGGCGGAGTTCATCGGGAGTCATCCCATGGCGGGCAATGAGAGGACGGGCGTGGGGGCGGCGCATCCGGATCTGTTTGAGGGTGCGGTGACGGTGTTGACACCCACGGCGCGCACGAGCGGACGTGCGTTGAGGGAGGCGCGGCGGTTGTGGGCGGCGTTGGGGGCGCGGGTGTTGGAGATGTCTCCGGACCGGCACGACCAATTGGTGAGCCGGTCGAGTCACCTGCCGCATGTGGTGGCGGCTGCGCTGGCGGCCCTGGTGCTGGCGTCGGGGCGGAGGAAGGAGCAGCGGGAACTTTGCGCTTCGGGGTTTCGGGACACGACGCGGGTGGCATCCGGTTCTCCGGAGATGTGGCGGGACATTGCGCTGGCCAACCGCCGGCACCTGGACCGTGCTTTGTGCGAGTTGGTGCGGGAATTGGAGGCGGTGCGTCGGTGGCTCGCCGCCGGGGACGGGAACGCGTTATACAAGTTCTTCCAAGTAGCCAAAGAGCGGCGGGATGCGTGGTGCCGGGGGCGCGGTGCCCTGTCGTCTCCGGAGTGA
- the cmk gene encoding (d)CMP kinase, protein MESPIVIAIDGTSASGKSTNARLVARALGYVYVDTGAMYRTLAWYCLKLGVDVKDPEAVARVCRRWKTELRCVDGQVRLLVDGYYPEREIRTAEVSAAVPYVAAVPAVRRWMKRKQRECIRFGNLVMEGRDIGTNVFPETEFKYYLDASLEERHRRRAAEGVQEDLAARDQRDSQRKVAPLMVPLGARVINTSGMTPEQTSALILEDIRQRLASRGAGESTSA, encoded by the coding sequence TTGGAATCGCCCATTGTCATTGCCATTGACGGGACCAGCGCCAGCGGCAAGAGCACCAATGCCAGGTTGGTGGCGCGGGCGCTGGGGTATGTGTATGTGGACACCGGCGCGATGTACCGGACGCTGGCCTGGTACTGTTTGAAGCTCGGTGTGGATGTGAAGGATCCCGAGGCGGTGGCGCGCGTGTGCCGCCGGTGGAAGACCGAACTGCGCTGCGTGGACGGGCAGGTGCGGCTGTTGGTGGACGGGTATTATCCCGAGCGGGAGATTCGAACGGCGGAGGTGAGTGCGGCGGTGCCGTATGTGGCGGCGGTGCCGGCGGTGCGGCGCTGGATGAAACGCAAGCAACGCGAGTGCATCCGGTTCGGCAACCTGGTCATGGAAGGGCGCGACATCGGCACCAACGTGTTTCCGGAGACCGAGTTCAAGTATTACCTGGACGCGAGCCTGGAGGAGCGGCATCGGCGTCGAGCCGCCGAGGGCGTGCAGGAGGACCTGGCCGCCCGGGATCAACGGGACAGTCAGCGCAAGGTGGCGCCGCTCATGGTTCCCCTGGGTGCCCGGGTGATCAACACCTCCGGGATGACCCCGGAGCAGACCAGTGCCCTCATCCTGGAGGACATCCGGCAACGGTTGGCGTCCCGTGGGGCCGGCGAATCCACCTCGGCATGA
- the thrC gene encoding threonine synthase produces MIRYHSTNRASPPVDLREALLRGQAPDRGLYLPERFPVVDHQVRRHFTSLPYAAIAAEVLAPYTEGLLTRDELETLCRQAYDFPVPLEPVQGMNRVWILRLDRGPTASFKDFAARWMARVLARLVAQDGRPLTILTATSGDTGSAVASAFHRVPGIRVVVLFPRHEVSNRQRRQMTTLGDNIRCVALEGKFDDCQALVKQAFADPALAGLNLSSANSINIGRLLPQTVYYFYAASRVADPDEPVDVVVPSGNFGNMMGAVIARRMGLPVRRLIVPVNANDEFPRYLATGRYEKVVPSRACLSNAMNVGHPSNLARLVAVYGGWMDESGRIREQPDLDAMRRDLFSVSVSDEETRTAIREAWERHQLLLEPHGAVAWRGYQHYLHTTQPPAAPAVLLETAHPAKFPEEIERLLGFQPEEPDSLKALDHLPESYDSLEPRYDLFRDYLLALPRP; encoded by the coding sequence ATGATTCGCTACCACAGCACCAATCGAGCCTCTCCGCCGGTGGACTTGCGGGAGGCCCTGCTGCGTGGACAGGCACCCGATCGGGGCCTCTACCTGCCCGAACGCTTTCCGGTCGTGGACCACCAGGTCCGCCGCCACTTCACCAGCCTGCCCTACGCCGCCATCGCCGCCGAGGTGCTGGCACCCTACACCGAGGGGCTCCTGACCCGGGATGAATTGGAAACCCTCTGCCGACAGGCTTACGACTTTCCCGTGCCCCTGGAACCCGTCCAGGGCATGAACCGCGTCTGGATCCTCCGGCTGGACCGGGGTCCCACGGCCTCCTTCAAAGACTTCGCCGCCCGATGGATGGCGCGCGTGCTGGCCCGCCTGGTCGCTCAGGACGGTCGCCCTTTGACCATCCTGACCGCCACCAGCGGCGACACCGGATCCGCCGTCGCCAGCGCATTTCATCGGGTGCCCGGCATCCGGGTGGTGGTGCTGTTCCCGCGCCATGAGGTCAGCAACCGCCAGCGCCGGCAAATGACCACCCTGGGCGACAACATCCGGTGCGTGGCCCTCGAGGGGAAGTTTGACGATTGTCAGGCGCTTGTGAAACAGGCTTTCGCCGACCCGGCCCTGGCCGGGCTGAACCTCTCCTCGGCCAATTCCATCAACATCGGGCGGTTGTTGCCCCAGACCGTGTACTACTTCTACGCAGCGTCGCGGGTGGCCGACCCGGACGAACCGGTGGACGTGGTCGTTCCCAGCGGCAATTTCGGTAACATGATGGGCGCGGTCATCGCCCGTCGCATGGGATTGCCGGTCCGAAGGCTCATCGTTCCCGTCAACGCCAATGACGAGTTCCCGCGCTACCTCGCCACCGGTCGCTATGAAAAGGTCGTACCCTCCCGTGCCTGCCTCTCCAATGCCATGAACGTGGGGCACCCGAGCAACCTGGCGCGGCTGGTGGCAGTCTACGGAGGCTGGATGGACGAATCCGGGCGCATTCGGGAGCAACCCGACCTCGACGCCATGCGCCGGGACCTGTTCAGTGTTTCGGTGTCCGATGAGGAGACCCGGACCGCCATCCGCGAAGCCTGGGAACGCCACCAGCTCCTGCTCGAACCCCACGGCGCCGTAGCCTGGCGCGGTTACCAACACTACCTGCACACCACGCAGCCGCCCGCCGCCCCCGCCGTGCTCTTGGAAACGGCGCACCCGGCCAAGTTCCCGGAGGAAATCGAACGCCTGCTCGGGTTCCAGCCGGAAGAACCCGACAGCTTGAAAGCACTGGATCACCTGCCCGAGTCCTACGATTCGCTCGAGCCGCGATACGACCTGTTCCGCGATTACCTCCTGGCCCTGCCACGGCCATGA
- a CDS encoding lysophospholipid acyltransferase family protein produces the protein MSGVSRMEPIYRVSWRFCRLVFRVYFRWQVDHADRVPAEGGVILAPNHASYLDPPLVGAALTRPVSYLARRSLFRFPPLGWLLRQYRCIPVDRDAAAPAGLRTLLEHLHAGEAVLLFPEGTRSPDGGLRPAQVGLGLLVVRSEAPVVPIRIFGTYEAMSRHHRWPRPRPVRVVFGEPLRFEAQRREARDADRARLKALYQEIARIWEDAVRRLGPNGV, from the coding sequence ATGAGCGGCGTGAGCCGGATGGAACCGATCTACCGGGTCAGCTGGCGGTTTTGCCGGCTGGTGTTTCGTGTGTATTTCCGATGGCAGGTGGACCATGCAGATCGGGTGCCGGCGGAGGGCGGTGTGATCCTGGCGCCCAATCATGCGAGTTACCTGGACCCGCCCCTGGTGGGGGCGGCGTTAACCCGGCCGGTGTCTTATCTGGCCCGGCGGAGCCTGTTTCGGTTTCCTCCCCTGGGGTGGTTGCTGCGTCAGTATCGGTGCATTCCGGTGGATCGGGACGCTGCTGCGCCGGCCGGGCTGCGGACGTTGTTGGAGCATTTGCACGCCGGCGAGGCGGTGTTGTTGTTTCCGGAGGGGACGCGGAGTCCGGACGGCGGTCTGCGTCCGGCGCAGGTGGGGCTGGGGCTGTTGGTGGTACGGAGCGAGGCTCCGGTGGTGCCGATCCGGATCTTTGGGACCTACGAGGCGATGAGCCGGCATCACCGTTGGCCGCGGCCGCGGCCGGTCCGGGTTGTGTTTGGTGAACCGCTGCGATTCGAGGCGCAGCGACGGGAAGCGCGCGATGCCGACCGCGCCCGGCTCAAGGCGCTGTATCAGGAGATCGCCCGGATCTGGGAGGATGCGGTTCGTCGGTTGGGTCCCAACGGGGTGTAG